A genomic window from Bradyrhizobium sp. SK17 includes:
- a CDS encoding multidrug transporter yields MAGSEHKNPSGPRRRIVRLLAILAAIGGVGVLVVWGFLAGRGEATMEAERERPVKAPLRVSTDGRGQPVVTLDAATRRQSGVDVTKPKPTQYQEQVRAYGTVLDLDKLVTLDNNYVTAVAQLQSAQARIVASKAAFERAQALSKDNITTVAQLQSAQATFGADQAGVATAEAQVKTLKATALQEWGTVIGKALIEGGPLVTRLIERQTFLLQITLPPGTFITAAPKATVQFGASASRHQVDFVSPATQTDPKIQGLSFYYAADAASNLLPGMNVLAFLPSGAPIDGIEISASAVVWWTGRAWIYLRTGADTFTRHEIPTDMPAPGGGFIVSVKSLPPTPEIVTQGAQILLSEEFRAQIQVGEDNK; encoded by the coding sequence ATGGCCGGTAGCGAGCACAAGAATCCCAGTGGACCTAGGCGTCGAATCGTCCGGCTTCTGGCTATTCTGGCGGCGATCGGAGGTGTTGGCGTGCTTGTGGTCTGGGGTTTCCTCGCCGGACGCGGCGAGGCAACGATGGAAGCCGAGCGAGAACGTCCGGTCAAAGCGCCCTTACGCGTGTCGACCGACGGCCGGGGTCAGCCCGTCGTGACCCTCGACGCCGCAACGCGTAGGCAGAGCGGAGTCGATGTCACCAAACCAAAGCCGACGCAATACCAGGAGCAAGTCCGCGCCTACGGAACAGTGCTTGACCTCGACAAGCTGGTTACGCTGGACAACAATTATGTAACCGCCGTCGCCCAGCTTCAGAGCGCTCAGGCCAGGATCGTTGCATCGAAGGCGGCTTTCGAGCGCGCGCAGGCCCTTTCCAAGGACAACATCACAACTGTGGCGCAGCTACAATCGGCCCAGGCCACATTCGGTGCGGATCAAGCCGGAGTCGCAACGGCAGAAGCCCAGGTCAAAACGCTAAAAGCAACGGCGCTGCAGGAGTGGGGAACGGTCATCGGCAAGGCACTCATCGAGGGCGGCCCGCTGGTGACGCGTCTGATCGAACGTCAGACTTTCCTCCTCCAGATCACGCTGCCGCCTGGGACGTTCATAACGGCGGCACCGAAGGCGACGGTTCAATTCGGCGCAAGCGCCTCGCGCCATCAAGTCGATTTTGTCTCGCCCGCCACGCAAACGGACCCAAAGATCCAAGGCCTGAGTTTTTATTATGCGGCCGATGCCGCGAGCAATCTGTTGCCAGGAATGAACGTCCTTGCGTTCCTGCCGTCCGGTGCTCCCATCGATGGAATTGAAATTTCAGCCTCGGCCGTGGTGTGGTGGACGGGGCGGGCATGGATCTATCTGCGCACTGGCGCGGACACGTTCACGCGCCACGAAATTCCAACCGATATGCCCGCGCCCGGAGGCGGCTTCATCGTTTCCGTCAAGAGCCTCCCACCCACTCCGGAGATTGTGACCCAGGGAGCACAGATCTTGTTGTCCGAAGAATTCCGCGCGCAGATCCAGGTCGGCGAGGACAACAAATGA